The proteins below come from a single Aegilops tauschii subsp. strangulata cultivar AL8/78 chromosome 6, Aet v6.0, whole genome shotgun sequence genomic window:
- the LOC109780170 gene encoding uncharacterized protein — protein sequence MASSRLPSSSECHDGKCRPCTDLAASAVYFQSSYLDTLFGYIKEACPYKKYSCTSTIVVGDLAAAHRATCEFEPCWCTRCSFKGSPADLVSHFTLTHAWSAHKFTYCHDYIYNTDEMDSSFVYTDKMDSWMVRYELFLGESGGVFQLVVDLAPFFQEFPFPLVTLVCVRNSAAAAAGPVYTYSVTADAPPTERRKLKPEIKEVASCPDWRMERDCFPLLPAMLREEQTSKIVLVRICVSKSESSSASCSS from the exons ATGGCCTCCTCAAGGCTCCCATCTTCCAG CGAATGCCACGACGGCAAGTGCCGTCCTTGCACAGACTTGGCCGCCTCCGCCGTCTACTTCCAGAGCTCCTACCTGGACACCCTATTCGGCTACATCAAGGAGGCCTGCCCGTACAAAAAGTACAGCTGCACAAGCACTATCGTCGTAGGTGACCTGGCGGCGGCGCACAGAGCCACATGCGAGTTCGAGCCCTGTTGGTGCACGAGGTGCTCTTTCAAGGGCTCGCCGGCGGACCTCGTGAGCCACTTCACGCTCACGCACGCCTGGTCCGCCCACAAGTTCACATACTGCCATGACTACATATACAACACCGACGAGATGGATTCGTCGTTTGTGTACACCGACAAGATGGATTCGTGGATGGTGCGCTATGAACTCTTTCTCGGGGAGAGCGGTGGCGTGTTCCAATTGGTCGTGGACCTTGCTCCGTTCTTCCAGGAGTTCCCTTTCCCCTTGGTGACCCTTGTGTGTGTCAGGAATagcgctgctgctgccgctgggCCGGTGTACACCTACTCGGTCACGGCGGATGCCCCTCCTACTGAGAGGCGCAAGCTGAAGCCGGAAATTAAGGAGGTGGCGAGCTGCCCGGACTGGAGGATGGAGCGTGATTGTTTCCCACTGCTTCCGGCGATGCTGCGTGAGGAACAAAC